Proteins co-encoded in one Aerococcaceae bacterium DSM 111021 genomic window:
- a CDS encoding phosphoribosylformylglycinamidine synthase subunit PurQ produces the protein MKTIRICHLYGNLMNTYGDNGNLLMLQHYAKEAGYDIVTTMISLNDDFSADDYDLVFFGGGQDYEQKVVSQDLPRIRDEIAKYIEGDGVMLTICGGFQLLGQYYINAAGEKLEGMKILSHHTERQINSRFIGDIEIYDEINNKTYYGFENHNGVTHLGDDLKPLGRVVSGNGNNGVDKTEGVRYKNTFGSYFHGPLLVRNEWLAKHIIDLVIQNK, from the coding sequence ATGAAAACAATTCGAATATGTCACTTATATGGGAACTTGATGAATACTTACGGTGATAATGGAAACTTGCTCATGCTTCAGCACTACGCAAAAGAAGCTGGATATGACATCGTCACTACAATGATAAGTCTTAATGATGATTTTTCAGCTGATGATTATGATCTAGTATTCTTTGGTGGCGGACAAGATTATGAACAAAAAGTCGTTTCTCAAGATTTACCGCGTATTCGCGATGAAATAGCTAAGTACATTGAAGGTGACGGTGTAATGCTTACTATCTGTGGAGGCTTTCAATTATTGGGACAATATTATATCAATGCCGCTGGTGAAAAATTAGAAGGCATGAAAATATTATCCCATCACACTGAGAGACAAATTAATTCCCGTTTTATAGGTGACATTGAAATTTACGATGAGATTAATAACAAAACGTATTATGGTTTTGAAAACCACAATGGTGTTACTCACTTAGGCGATGACTTGAAACCTTTAGGTCGTGTTGTTTCAGGTAATGGTAACAATGGTGTCGATAAGACAGAAGGTGTTCGTTACAAAAATACATTTGGATCTTATTTCCACGGCCCCCTACTCGTCCGCAATGAATGGCTTGCTAAACATATTATTGATTTAGTTATACAAAACAAATAA
- a CDS encoding M3 family oligoendopeptidase, producing the protein MYEWQLDDLYVSYESEDFKADWKKLNQFKEDFSELSLKDNLESIKAAVKFKEDLLITARRIGAYISLTLSTNTTDEISTNYRGQYSQILSELTKSQILLDRFLGSVTSDITQDSELSEYTFAFKELKEEAAHLLDEETEAVISKMNISGASAWSNLHTFLTSTVETDVEGKTFTLSEIRNLAYDANQDIRKKAYHAELDMYNKIKDPIAFSLNNIKQQVLTTSSLRGYESPLDETLQKSRMDRRTLESLITAIKKYLPEFRRYLKQKATYLGHENGLPFYDLFAPMGETSQQFTVEESGDYLVDHFRPFSDKLADLVATFYENDYVDFIPRKGKRGGAFCSNLPFIGQSRIMTNFDGSLSSVITMAHELGHAYHGSIIQSHKPLNWSYSMPVAETASTFNETLIMNDLLNNTNDEVEKLALIESLLQDTTQIIVDIYSRYYFESKVFEAKEDTFLFSQQLEELMKEAQLEAYGDGLDSNYLHPYMWVNKGHYYSAGLSFYNFPYAFGGLFARGLYSIYEQQPEGFVERYDELLKLTTVSTVEDTAKVMNIDVTDVAFWEKSLDTFVEYIDQFETITNKLMSDK; encoded by the coding sequence ATGTATGAATGGCAATTAGATGATTTATATGTGAGTTATGAAAGTGAAGATTTTAAAGCAGACTGGAAGAAATTAAATCAATTCAAAGAAGATTTTTCAGAATTAAGTTTGAAAGATAATCTTGAATCGATTAAAGCAGCTGTGAAATTTAAAGAAGACTTATTAATTACAGCACGACGTATTGGAGCTTATATTAGTTTGACTTTATCGACAAATACGACGGATGAAATATCAACGAACTATCGAGGCCAATATTCACAAATCTTATCTGAGTTAACGAAAAGCCAAATTCTATTAGATCGTTTTTTAGGAAGTGTAACATCTGATATCACTCAAGATAGTGAGTTGTCAGAATATACGTTTGCGTTTAAAGAACTTAAAGAAGAAGCAGCGCATTTATTAGACGAAGAGACTGAAGCAGTGATTTCTAAAATGAATATTTCGGGTGCGAGTGCGTGGTCTAACTTACACACTTTCTTAACTTCAACTGTAGAGACAGATGTTGAAGGTAAGACATTCACATTGAGTGAAATTCGAAACCTAGCTTATGATGCTAATCAAGATATTCGTAAAAAAGCCTATCATGCTGAACTTGATATGTATAACAAAATTAAAGATCCAATTGCTTTTTCCTTAAATAATATTAAGCAACAAGTTTTAACAACTTCTTCGCTTCGTGGCTACGAGTCACCTTTGGATGAAACTTTACAAAAATCACGTATGGACCGACGTACTCTAGAGAGTTTAATCACAGCAATTAAAAAGTATCTACCTGAATTCAGACGTTATTTAAAACAAAAAGCGACATATTTAGGACATGAGAATGGGTTGCCATTTTATGATTTATTTGCTCCAATGGGCGAGACAAGTCAACAATTCACGGTTGAGGAATCTGGGGACTATTTAGTGGATCACTTTAGACCTTTTTCTGACAAGTTAGCTGATTTAGTAGCTACATTCTATGAGAATGATTATGTTGATTTTATTCCAAGAAAAGGTAAACGTGGTGGAGCGTTCTGTTCAAACTTACCGTTTATTGGTCAATCACGTATTATGACTAACTTCGATGGTTCACTTTCTAGTGTTATCACGATGGCCCACGAATTGGGACACGCATATCACGGATCTATCATTCAATCTCATAAGCCTTTAAATTGGTCATATTCAATGCCAGTAGCTGAAACTGCATCAACATTTAATGAAACATTAATTATGAATGATTTATTAAACAATACGAATGACGAAGTAGAAAAACTTGCATTGATTGAATCATTGTTACAAGATACAACTCAGATTATCGTAGATATTTATTCGCGTTATTATTTCGAATCAAAAGTGTTTGAAGCTAAGGAAGACACATTCTTATTCAGCCAACAACTTGAAGAGCTAATGAAAGAAGCTCAGTTAGAAGCTTATGGTGATGGCCTAGATTCAAACTATTTACATCCATATATGTGGGTCAATAAAGGTCATTACTATTCAGCGGGATTAAGTTTCTACAATTTCCCGTATGCATTCGGTGGATTATTTGCTAGAGGATTGTATTCAATCTATGAACAACAACCTGAAGGATTTGTAGAGCGCTACGATGAATTATTAAAGTTAACAACAGTATCAACAGTTGAAGATACTGCGAAAGTAATGAATATCGATGTAACAGACGTTGCTTTCTGGGAGAAATCTTTAGATACATTTGTCGAGTATATTGATCAATTTGAAACTATCACTAACAAATTAATGTCAGATAAATAA
- a CDS encoding DUF554 domain-containing protein: MGALVNAIIIIICSVIGVQIRSGIPKRVQTSLMQAVGLCVLSIGIAGAIQGNNTMVMILSIVIGTLIGEWIDIDRRVLTGINKLEQKVSKGSTKYGDLSHGMISAAMIFCIGSMAIVGSLESGLVGDNTTLYTKSILDGITSVLLASSLGIGVALSAIPVLFIQGSIILFAGLLEPWLPADVVTEIICVGSVLLVGLGLNMIDVTKFKIMNFVPAIILPVFLMMFL; the protein is encoded by the coding sequence ATGGGAGCACTAGTAAATGCAATAATAATTATCATTTGTTCTGTGATTGGAGTTCAAATTCGTTCTGGAATACCCAAACGAGTACAGACAAGTTTGATGCAAGCAGTTGGACTATGCGTACTATCCATTGGAATAGCTGGAGCTATTCAAGGAAATAACACAATGGTTATGATTTTAAGTATTGTTATTGGTACATTAATTGGAGAATGGATTGATATTGATCGCCGTGTATTGACTGGCATCAATAAATTGGAGCAAAAAGTGAGTAAAGGTAGTACAAAATACGGAGACCTTTCTCACGGTATGATTAGTGCGGCCATGATTTTTTGTATCGGATCGATGGCAATTGTTGGTTCGTTAGAAAGTGGCTTGGTTGGTGATAACACAACACTTTATACTAAAAGTATTCTAGACGGAATTACCTCAGTCTTGTTAGCATCGTCACTAGGTATTGGAGTGGCCTTGTCAGCCATTCCGGTTCTCTTTATACAAGGAAGTATTATTCTTTTTGCAGGTCTATTAGAACCTTGGTTACCCGCAGACGTTGTTACAGAAATTATATGTGTAGGATCAGTCCTACTTGTAGGCTTAGGTTTAAATATGATTGATGTTACTAAGTTCAAGATTATGAATTTTGTACCAGCGATTATTTTACCAGTGTTTCTCATGATGTTTTTATAA
- a CDS encoding DUF5068 domain-containing protein: MNKIKLSKVTWLAFVVAIFLVGCGKIEESNEAVASEQDQNQVVTDLEPPIDEDNENTTVIDQRFVPEFSQVIADLSASEDLTIADEVFFSINESFIQTQNNFQLSVGNMQVYEVEKAAESVISEFNYEENPGAVVLMEVAITNLTDETIYYPIEGLRMSYQSGDVQMHPSSALYPSRSGDLTKILEQNNGEIGPSRTVNGYIIYSFGQDEWEEASELGNVYLTVVPPQSDADAISGVGASLLGDERILHLPLDEETQTQLSENNQMIQDRLSSEWWGNKTILAKEELNQVSEDEDNDVSVELLRAEISDFEPRDIYEENFQNFGYGQVIVSIEYEITNNSENKLLPVDGIATLQIGDDAINSDYVLINDYNGTVLEPGDSYTTIKTFALDKLRYQETWQGEPIYIAVNTPVKHEVEVAIDEEDDIAQEVDSLESTDELIHYFDFSWTPSLIKYINEELEIVSDNPDQTEESELDEDETQESETLSADESME; the protein is encoded by the coding sequence ATGAATAAAATTAAATTAAGCAAAGTCACATGGCTAGCATTTGTCGTAGCCATTTTCCTTGTCGGTTGTGGCAAGATTGAAGAATCAAACGAAGCAGTAGCATCTGAACAAGACCAGAATCAAGTTGTAACAGATTTAGAACCGCCTATAGATGAGGATAATGAAAATACTACAGTGATAGATCAACGATTTGTTCCTGAATTTAGCCAAGTTATTGCGGACTTGAGTGCAAGCGAAGATTTAACGATTGCTGATGAAGTATTCTTTAGTATTAATGAATCATTTATTCAAACACAAAATAATTTTCAATTGAGTGTTGGTAATATGCAAGTATACGAAGTTGAAAAGGCAGCTGAATCTGTAATAAGTGAGTTTAATTATGAAGAAAATCCAGGAGCAGTCGTTCTGATGGAAGTAGCAATTACAAACTTAACAGACGAAACAATCTACTATCCGATTGAAGGCTTACGCATGAGTTACCAGTCGGGTGATGTACAGATGCATCCATCATCAGCTTTATATCCATCACGAAGTGGAGACTTAACTAAGATTTTAGAACAAAATAATGGTGAAATAGGGCCAAGTAGAACAGTAAATGGTTATATAATTTATAGTTTTGGTCAGGATGAATGGGAAGAAGCTTCTGAATTAGGGAATGTCTATTTGACAGTTGTTCCTCCTCAATCTGATGCGGATGCTATTTCGGGTGTAGGAGCGAGTTTGTTAGGCGATGAGCGGATTCTCCACTTGCCTTTAGATGAAGAAACTCAGACTCAATTATCTGAAAATAATCAAATGATTCAAGATCGTCTATCATCAGAGTGGTGGGGAAATAAAACAATCTTAGCTAAGGAAGAACTTAATCAGGTGAGTGAAGATGAAGATAATGATGTGTCCGTTGAGTTACTCCGTGCTGAAATAAGTGACTTTGAACCAAGAGATATATATGAAGAAAACTTTCAAAACTTTGGCTATGGCCAAGTCATTGTCTCAATTGAATATGAGATAACAAATAACAGTGAGAATAAACTTCTTCCAGTAGATGGAATTGCAACTTTACAAATTGGTGATGATGCGATTAATAGTGATTATGTGTTAATCAATGATTACAACGGAACTGTATTAGAGCCAGGTGATAGTTATACAACAATCAAAACATTTGCCTTAGACAAACTACGCTATCAAGAAACTTGGCAAGGAGAACCAATCTATATAGCAGTCAACACGCCAGTAAAACATGAAGTTGAAGTTGCTATAGATGAGGAAGATGATATTGCTCAAGAGGTGGATAGCCTCGAATCAACAGATGAGTTAATTCATTACTTTGATTTTAGTTGGACACCAAGCTTAATAAAATATATTAATGAAGAATTAGAAATTGTAAGTGATAATCCTGATCAAACTGAAGAGAGTGAACTTGATGAAGATGAGACTCAAGAAAGTGAAACTCTATCAGCAGATGAATCAATGGAATAA
- a CDS encoding AI-2E family transporter yields the protein MTDNKQNQKRKESWFVSQFLNNQFVIFLFNTLLILLIILLFTRVSYLFTPIVTFVNLVAFPIIAAGILYYLFYPFVTKLMQRGLSRNISIWIIFIIIIALISWGISTLIPLLQEQATAFVGNIPNYQESFARTIESFPIEIEWGLFDPNIVEYFRNIDWNNVTDQLNTIITSTFGGLGSVIGTVAQVVTGLITMPVLLYYLLLEGYKIPQYILYHVPDKYRPKVRRILFQSNYQISQYIRGQILVALVVGFIFAIGYSIIGLDYAISLSVIAGIFNIIPYLGSIMAVVPALIIGLLISPYMFIKVVIVVAIEQLLEGRFVSPQILGNNLKIHPVTILLVLLGAGRLFGLSGVILGVPGYAVIKVIATELYKTFRESSGLFEEEYELVPLDTEVIATPSEEKEKN from the coding sequence ATGACAGATAATAAACAGAACCAAAAGCGCAAAGAGAGTTGGTTTGTTAGTCAGTTTTTGAACAATCAGTTTGTTATTTTCTTATTTAACACACTGTTAATTTTATTAATAATTTTATTATTTACACGTGTTTCCTATCTGTTTACCCCGATAGTTACATTTGTAAATTTAGTTGCATTTCCTATTATTGCTGCAGGGATATTATATTATCTGTTTTATCCTTTCGTAACGAAATTAATGCAAAGAGGTCTTTCGAGAAATATATCGATATGGATTATCTTTATTATTATTATCGCACTTATTAGTTGGGGGATTTCGACATTAATCCCATTGCTTCAAGAGCAAGCTACAGCATTTGTAGGTAATATTCCAAATTACCAAGAATCGTTTGCTAGAACGATAGAATCGTTCCCAATTGAAATAGAATGGGGACTATTCGATCCAAATATAGTAGAATACTTTAGAAATATTGATTGGAACAATGTTACAGACCAGTTGAATACAATTATTACCTCGACATTTGGCGGATTAGGAAGTGTTATAGGAACAGTAGCACAAGTTGTAACAGGATTAATTACGATGCCTGTTCTACTGTATTATTTGCTACTAGAAGGTTATAAAATACCCCAATATATTTTATACCATGTACCTGATAAGTACCGGCCGAAAGTACGACGGATTTTATTCCAGTCGAACTATCAAATATCTCAGTATATACGAGGACAGATTTTAGTTGCTTTAGTCGTTGGTTTTATATTCGCAATTGGCTATTCAATTATCGGTTTAGATTATGCTATATCACTATCTGTAATAGCAGGGATATTTAATATTATCCCTTATTTAGGATCAATCATGGCAGTCGTTCCCGCATTAATTATTGGGCTTTTGATATCCCCATATATGTTTATAAAAGTGGTGATTGTTGTAGCTATTGAACAATTGCTTGAAGGACGTTTTGTATCACCTCAAATCTTAGGGAATAATTTAAAAATACATCCTGTGACCATCCTTTTAGTTCTATTAGGAGCAGGACGATTATTCGGTTTATCGGGGGTTATATTAGGTGTGCCTGGTTACGCAGTTATTAAAGTGATTGCAACAGAATTGTATAAAACATTCCGCGAATCATCCGGATTGTTTGAAGAAGAATACGAATTGGTGCCATTAGACACAGAAGTTATAGCAACACCAAGTGAAGAAAAAGAAAAAAATTAA
- a CDS encoding lactonase family protein produces MTQSFILGGYTKRDNKGIHNVEFDPKEGTFSTPSLISELNGPTFVALSKAKDLLFAIHKEGDKGGIVAFKKKDANTWDKLASGYGDNGSGCHVSYRESSQTIYVSNYHAGVVDVFKLDGEELTVVQTVEHSGSSVHKNQDASHVHYADFNDGQTLLFVCDLGTDYVTTYDIAEDGTLTHSSEIKLTPGTGPRHLVLHPTEPYAYIIGELANTTTVVSVDAAGEMAAVETQLNIPEEHVEKSAGAAIRITNDGRFLYVSTRFHNVLTVYEISANGSALTRIQEINTQGEIPRDFNIDETEKYVLVAHQDTDHLSVFERNAETGELTFIQNETQAPECVCIASA; encoded by the coding sequence ATGACTCAATCATTTATTTTAGGTGGATATACAAAACGAGATAATAAAGGAATTCATAATGTTGAATTCGATCCAAAAGAAGGAACTTTTTCTACACCAAGTTTAATTAGCGAATTAAACGGTCCTACTTTTGTTGCTTTATCTAAAGCAAAAGACTTACTTTTTGCAATCCACAAAGAAGGTGACAAAGGTGGAATTGTTGCTTTCAAAAAGAAAGATGCTAATACTTGGGATAAACTAGCTAGTGGATACGGCGATAATGGTAGTGGTTGTCATGTAAGCTATCGTGAGAGTAGCCAAACAATCTACGTATCAAATTATCACGCTGGAGTTGTAGATGTATTCAAGTTGGATGGTGAGGAATTAACTGTTGTGCAAACTGTAGAACATTCAGGCTCAAGTGTTCATAAAAACCAAGATGCATCTCATGTTCACTATGCTGACTTCAATGATGGACAAACTTTATTATTTGTTTGTGACCTAGGTACAGACTACGTAACAACATATGACATTGCAGAAGATGGGACACTTACACATTCTAGTGAGATTAAATTAACACCAGGAACTGGCCCACGTCACTTGGTATTGCATCCAACCGAACCTTACGCATATATTATCGGTGAATTAGCAAATACAACGACGGTTGTCTCTGTAGATGCCGCTGGTGAAATGGCAGCAGTTGAAACACAACTTAACATCCCAGAAGAACATGTAGAGAAATCTGCTGGCGCTGCTATCCGCATTACAAACGACGGTCGCTTCTTATACGTGTCTACACGATTCCATAATGTATTGACAGTTTATGAGATTAGCGCAAATGGTAGTGCTTTAACTAGAATCCAAGAAATTAATACACAAGGAGAAATTCCACGTGATTTCAACATTGATGAAACTGAGAAATACGTTCTTGTAGCACATCAAGATACAGATCACCTATCTGTATTTGAGCGTAACGCTGAAACTGGTGAATTAACATTTATCCAAAATGAAACTCAAGCACCTGAATGTGTATGTATTGCCTCAGCATAA
- a CDS encoding undecaprenyl-diphosphate phosphatase produces the protein MDQMIDIIELIKIFVLSVVQGITEWLPISSTGHMIILEDLIPLNLSSEFVEVFLVLVQLGSIFAVILLYFNKLNPFSPKKTSEERKDTWVLWFKVAFASIPVAIFGFALKDYMDEYFYNPIVVAIALIVYGIIFIWIENTGESKHAATVTEFNSLSFATAFKIGIFQALSIIPGTSRSGSTIIGGLLVGTSRHIATEFSFFLSIPAMFGASLVKLLDLGFAFTSVEWIYLLFGMFVAFIVSVFAIKFLLNYLKRNDFTGFGKYRIILGAIVILYSLFQL, from the coding sequence ATGGATCAAATGATTGATATTATTGAATTAATAAAAATATTTGTCTTAAGTGTGGTACAAGGTATCACAGAATGGCTACCTATCAGTAGTACTGGACATATGATTATTTTAGAAGATTTAATTCCTTTGAATTTATCTTCAGAATTCGTTGAAGTCTTTTTAGTATTAGTACAACTAGGCTCAATTTTTGCAGTTATCTTACTTTACTTTAATAAATTAAATCCTTTTTCACCAAAGAAAACATCAGAGGAACGTAAAGACACTTGGGTATTATGGTTTAAGGTTGCTTTTGCTAGTATCCCCGTCGCAATCTTTGGTTTTGCACTAAAAGATTATATGGATGAATACTTCTATAACCCTATTGTTGTAGCAATCGCATTAATCGTTTATGGTATTATTTTTATTTGGATTGAGAACACTGGAGAATCAAAACATGCAGCTACGGTAACAGAGTTTAACTCATTATCTTTTGCGACAGCATTTAAAATTGGTATATTCCAAGCTTTATCAATTATACCCGGAACTTCTCGTTCAGGATCAACAATTATTGGTGGTTTGTTAGTTGGAACTTCTCGTCATATTGCGACAGAATTTTCATTCTTCTTAAGTATCCCAGCAATGTTTGGTGCAAGTTTAGTCAAACTACTTGACCTTGGATTCGCGTTTACTTCAGTTGAATGGATTTACTTATTATTTGGTATGTTTGTTGCTTTCATCGTTTCAGTTTTTGCTATTAAGTTCTTATTGAATTACTTGAAACGTAATGACTTTACTGGATTTGGTAAATACCGTATCATTCTGGGTGCAATCGTTATACTATACTCATTATTCCAACTATAA
- the serS gene encoding serine--tRNA ligase, which produces MLDRKLLRDEFELVAEKLATRGVEREVLERYRELDTQRRELIAKTEEAKQTRNETTEKIAQLKRNKENADDQIKAMQEIGKEIKTMDEQLEAIQTDLNNIEFTLPNIPHEDVPVGEDEDDNVEIRRWGEIEEFDFEPLNHWDIAEDLGILDFERGAKVAGARFVYYVGLGARLERAVYNFMLDTHGKNGYREMITPYMVNEKAMFGTGQFPKFKEDVFQLEDERNLTLIPTAEVPLTNYYADEILSLEQLPVHFTAFSPSFRSEAGSAGRDTRGLIRMHQFHKVELVKLARPDESYAELESMTKDAEGILEALNIPYRTIILSTGDMGFSAAKTYDIEAWIPAQNTYREISSCSNTEAFQARRAKIRYRNEFEKVEHVHTLNGSGLAVGRTVVAILENYQQADGSIKIPEVLVPYMGGVTEINKENAMG; this is translated from the coding sequence ATGTTAGACCGTAAATTATTAAGAGATGAATTTGAGTTAGTAGCTGAGAAGCTAGCAACACGAGGCGTTGAACGAGAAGTATTAGAAAGATATCGTGAATTAGATACTCAAAGACGTGAGCTTATTGCTAAAACAGAAGAAGCTAAACAAACACGTAATGAAACAACAGAAAAAATTGCGCAACTAAAACGCAATAAAGAAAATGCAGATGATCAAATAAAAGCAATGCAAGAAATTGGTAAAGAAATTAAAACAATGGATGAACAATTAGAAGCAATCCAAACAGATTTAAACAACATTGAGTTTACTTTACCTAACATTCCACACGAGGATGTTCCAGTTGGAGAAGATGAAGATGATAATGTAGAAATTCGTCGCTGGGGAGAAATTGAAGAGTTCGACTTTGAGCCATTAAACCATTGGGATATTGCTGAGGATTTAGGTATCTTAGATTTTGAACGCGGAGCAAAAGTAGCAGGAGCTCGCTTTGTTTATTATGTTGGCTTAGGAGCTCGTCTAGAGCGTGCAGTATATAACTTCATGTTAGATACTCATGGAAAAAATGGCTATCGTGAAATGATTACACCTTATATGGTAAATGAAAAAGCAATGTTTGGTACAGGACAATTTCCTAAATTCAAGGAAGATGTATTCCAGTTAGAAGATGAGCGTAACTTAACTTTAATACCAACTGCTGAAGTACCATTAACAAATTACTATGCAGATGAAATTCTTTCTCTGGAGCAATTACCTGTTCACTTTACTGCATTCTCACCATCATTTAGATCAGAAGCAGGTAGTGCTGGTCGCGATACACGTGGATTAATCCGTATGCACCAATTCCATAAGGTAGAATTAGTTAAACTAGCTCGTCCGGATGAATCATATGCAGAATTAGAAAGCATGACCAAAGATGCTGAAGGTATTTTAGAAGCATTAAACATTCCATACCGTACAATTATCTTATCAACAGGAGATATGGGATTCTCAGCAGCTAAGACTTATGATATTGAAGCGTGGATACCAGCTCAAAATACATACCGTGAAATTAGTTCATGTTCAAATACAGAAGCGTTCCAAGCTCGTCGAGCTAAAATTCGCTACCGTAATGAATTTGAAAAAGTAGAGCATGTTCATACACTAAATGGATCAGGTCTTGCAGTAGGGCGTACAGTTGTTGCAATTTTAGAAAATTACCAACAAGCTGATGGTTCAATCAAGATACCTGAAGTTTTAGTACCTTATATGGGCGGAGTCACTGAAATCAATAAAGAAAATGCAATGGGATAA
- a CDS encoding tRNA (cytidine(34)-2'-O)-methyltransferase produces MKNHIALYEPLMPANTGNISRTCAATNSTLHLIHPLGFSTDDKMLKRAGLDYWNSVDIIEHENLESFLSYVGERKLYLITKFAPHIYSDVDLAKNDSDEQFFLFGKETTGLPIELMEAHKKDSLRVPMNDEHVRSLNLSNTANIIIYEALRQQQWQGLEVVHHYDDTDKARNLNW; encoded by the coding sequence TTGAAAAACCATATAGCTTTATACGAACCATTAATGCCAGCTAATACTGGTAATATTTCACGAACATGTGCAGCAACGAATTCTACACTACACTTAATTCACCCCTTAGGATTCTCAACGGATGATAAGATGTTAAAAAGAGCTGGATTAGATTACTGGAATAGTGTTGATATTATTGAACATGAGAATTTAGAGTCGTTTCTATCATATGTTGGTGAACGTAAATTATATTTAATCACTAAGTTTGCGCCGCATATTTATTCAGATGTTGATTTAGCTAAGAATGACAGTGATGAACAATTTTTCCTTTTCGGAAAAGAAACAACAGGACTCCCAATTGAACTAATGGAAGCGCATAAAAAAGATAGTTTGCGCGTACCGATGAATGATGAACATGTTAGGTCACTAAACCTATCTAACACTGCTAATATCATTATTTATGAAGCATTACGCCAACAACAATGGCAAGGGCTCGAAGTAGTTCATCATTATGATGACACAGATAAGGCGCGAAATCTGAATTGGTAG
- a CDS encoding 50S ribosomal protein L25 → MKLKAELRETTGSSASRKARAEGKVPVSLYSKTVEATSLLVNRRDFEGLLKAEGTNAVFDLEFNDGTQKVWLKDYVRAAMKDEMYSIDLEAISADQTLTVEVPLYVVNEETVEEGIVEIIENEITVETKPDSIPQYFEIDVKGLTIGDTLTVADITLPEGVEVMMESDTTIISVSVPTEEAEDVDPDAEAAEPEVIGATEEDAE, encoded by the coding sequence ATGAAATTAAAAGCAGAACTTAGAGAAACAACTGGCTCAAGTGCTTCACGTAAAGCGCGTGCTGAAGGGAAAGTACCAGTATCTTTATACAGTAAAACTGTAGAAGCTACATCATTATTAGTTAACCGTCGTGACTTCGAAGGTTTATTAAAAGCAGAGGGAACAAACGCAGTATTCGATTTAGAATTTAATGACGGTACTCAAAAAGTTTGGTTAAAAGATTATGTACGTGCTGCAATGAAAGATGAAATGTACAGTATTGATTTAGAAGCTATCTCAGCTGACCAAACATTAACTGTAGAAGTTCCATTATACGTAGTTAATGAAGAGACAGTAGAAGAAGGTATCGTTGAAATCATCGAAAACGAAATTACTGTTGAAACTAAACCAGATTCAATCCCTCAATACTTTGAAATTGATGTTAAAGGTTTAACTATCGGAGATACATTAACTGTAGCTGACATCACACTTCCAGAAGGTGTTGAAGTAATGATGGAAAGCGATACAACAATCATTTCAGTATCAGTACCAACTGAAGAAGCTGAAGATGTTGATCCAGACGCAGAAGCAGCTGAACCAGAAGTTATTGGTGCAACTGAAGAAGACGCAGAATAA
- a CDS encoding NusG domain II-containing protein, whose product MRKILSYFKPFDYVFIILSIAISFIPNIITNAHFNDSGDAIAIVKIHGEVIDEFPLSDGMQIEKTYYPNEDQYNIVEINNHQARIKEDNSPDQVGVNTGWIERPGQTAICLPHGFVLEITGKMAEDELILPL is encoded by the coding sequence ATGAGAAAAATATTAAGCTATTTTAAACCCTTTGATTATGTATTTATTATATTATCAATAGCCATTTCCTTTATCCCTAACATCATAACGAATGCTCATTTTAATGATTCTGGTGATGCCATTGCTATAGTAAAGATTCACGGTGAAGTCATTGATGAATTCCCTCTATCCGACGGAATGCAAATTGAAAAGACTTACTATCCTAACGAAGATCAATATAATATTGTAGAAATCAATAATCATCAAGCACGTATTAAAGAAGATAACAGTCCTGATCAAGTCGGCGTAAACACTGGCTGGATTGAACGCCCAGGCCAAACTGCCATTTGTTTGCCTCACGGATTTGTCTTAGAAATAACTGGAAAAATGGCTGAAGATGAATTGATATTGCCATTGTAG